Proteins encoded in a region of the Pseudomonas syringae KCTC 12500 genome:
- the radC gene encoding RadC family protein, with protein sequence MSIRSWPAAERPRERLLELGAASLSDAELLAIFLRTGVAGKSAVDLARHLLKQFDGLRPLLDADLSVFTSQLGLGPAKFAQLQAVMEMARRHMAESLRRESALENPTQVRGYLKALLRHEPHEVFGCLFLDNKHRVMTFEILFRGTINASYVHPRQVVKRAMAHNAASLILCHNHPSGITTPSRSDIDLTKRLKEALMLVDVHVLDHVIVGDGEPLSMVERGLM encoded by the coding sequence ATGAGTATTCGCAGTTGGCCCGCGGCTGAACGCCCCCGGGAACGCTTGTTGGAGTTGGGGGCGGCGAGCCTTTCCGACGCCGAGTTGCTGGCTATCTTTTTACGCACCGGCGTGGCCGGAAAAAGCGCTGTAGACCTTGCGCGTCATCTGCTGAAGCAATTTGACGGGCTCAGACCGTTACTGGATGCGGATCTGTCGGTATTCACCTCGCAACTGGGGCTCGGGCCCGCCAAGTTCGCTCAGTTGCAGGCGGTCATGGAAATGGCGCGTCGGCACATGGCCGAGTCCTTGCGCCGTGAGTCAGCGCTGGAAAACCCCACCCAGGTTCGCGGGTATCTCAAGGCCTTGCTGCGGCATGAGCCGCACGAAGTCTTCGGCTGTCTGTTTCTCGATAACAAACACCGGGTCATGACCTTTGAGATATTGTTTCGCGGGACAATCAATGCGTCCTACGTGCACCCGCGCCAAGTGGTGAAGCGAGCGATGGCGCACAACGCCGCGAGCCTGATCCTATGCCACAACCATCCTTCCGGTATCACCACGCCCAGCCGTTCCGACATCGACCTGACCAAGCGCCTCAAGGAAGCACTGATGCTGGTGGATGTTCATGTGCTTGATCACGTGATCGTGGGAGACGGCGAGCCACTGTCGATGGTGGAGCGCGGGTTGATGTAG
- a CDS encoding aldehyde dehydrogenase — MTTLTRADWEQRAQNLKIEGRAFIQGEYTAASSGETFDCISPVDGRMLAKVASCDTADAQRAVDSARSAFNSGAWSRLAPAKRKETMIRFAELLKHNAEELALLETLDMGKPIGDSFGVDIPGAARALSWSGEAIDKLYDEVAATPHDQLGLVTREPVGVVAAIVPWNFPLMMACWKLGPALSTGNSVILKPSEKSPLTAIRIAQLAIEAGIPAGVLNVLPGYGHTVGKALALHMDVDTVVFTGSTKIAKQLMIYAGESNMKRVWLEAGGKSPNIVFADAPDLQAAASAAASAIAFNQGEVCTAGSRLLVERSIKDRFLPMVIEALSAWKPGNPLDPATTVGALVDTQQMNTVLSYIEAGHTDGAKLVAGGKRILQETGGTYVEPTIFDGVNNAMKIAQEEIFGPVLSVLTFDTAEEAIQIANDTQYGLAAAIWTANISKAHLTAKALRAGSVWVNQYDGGDMTAPFGGFKQSGNGRDKSLHAFDKYTELKSTWIKL; from the coding sequence ATGACCACCCTGACTCGTGCTGACTGGGAGCAACGCGCCCAGAATTTGAAGATCGAAGGCCGTGCCTTCATTCAAGGTGAATACACCGCAGCCTCCTCCGGCGAGACGTTTGACTGCATCAGCCCGGTCGATGGCCGGATGCTTGCCAAGGTTGCCAGTTGCGACACCGCTGACGCGCAGCGCGCGGTCGACAGTGCACGCAGCGCCTTCAACTCCGGTGCCTGGTCGCGACTGGCTCCGGCCAAGCGCAAGGAAACGATGATCCGTTTCGCCGAGCTGCTCAAACACAATGCCGAAGAGCTGGCGCTGCTTGAGACGCTGGACATGGGCAAGCCGATTGGCGACTCGTTCGGTGTCGACATTCCCGGTGCCGCCAGAGCCCTGAGCTGGAGCGGCGAGGCCATCGATAAGCTGTATGACGAAGTCGCGGCAACGCCGCATGACCAACTGGGCCTGGTAACGCGCGAGCCGGTGGGTGTCGTGGCCGCCATCGTACCGTGGAATTTTCCGCTGATGATGGCCTGCTGGAAGCTGGGTCCTGCGCTGTCCACCGGCAACTCGGTCATCCTCAAGCCCTCGGAAAAATCTCCGCTGACGGCCATTCGTATCGCACAACTTGCCATTGAGGCTGGTATTCCTGCGGGCGTGCTCAACGTACTGCCTGGTTATGGCCACACCGTCGGCAAGGCACTTGCCCTGCATATGGATGTGGACACTGTGGTGTTCACCGGCTCGACCAAGATCGCCAAGCAACTGATGATCTATGCGGGCGAATCGAACATGAAGCGTGTCTGGCTGGAAGCCGGCGGCAAGAGCCCGAATATCGTCTTTGCCGACGCGCCTGATTTGCAGGCCGCCGCCAGCGCAGCCGCCAGCGCGATTGCCTTCAACCAGGGCGAAGTGTGTACCGCCGGTTCGCGCCTGCTGGTCGAGCGCTCCATCAAGGATCGCTTCCTGCCGATGGTCATCGAGGCGCTGAGCGCCTGGAAGCCCGGCAATCCGCTGGACCCTGCGACCACCGTGGGCGCGCTGGTTGATACTCAGCAGATGAACACCGTGTTGTCCTATATCGAAGCGGGCCACACCGATGGCGCCAAACTGGTTGCGGGCGGCAAGCGCATCCTGCAGGAAACCGGCGGCACCTATGTCGAGCCGACCATTTTCGATGGTGTGAACAATGCGATGAAAATCGCTCAGGAAGAAATCTTCGGCCCGGTGCTTTCGGTGCTGACGTTCGATACTGCCGAAGAAGCGATCCAGATCGCCAACGACACACAGTATGGCCTGGCGGCTGCCATATGGACCGCCAACATCTCCAAGGCACACCTGACCGCCAAGGCTTTGCGCGCAGGCAGCGTATGGGTCAACCAGTACGACGGCGGCGACATGACTGCACCGTTCGGCGGCTTCAAACAGTCGGGCAATGGTCGTGACAAGTCGCTGCATGCGTTCGACAAATACACCGAGCTGAAGTCGACCTGGATCAAGCTGTAG
- a CDS encoding ABC transporter substrate-binding protein: MRLAALPFLLVPLLLPVAAQASNLVVCTEASPEGFDVVQYNSLTTTNASADVLMNRLVDFDAKSGKLVPSLAESWTVSKDGLTYDFKLRSGVKFHTTDYFKPTRELSADDVLFSFQRMLDPQNPWHKIAQSGFPHAQSMQLPALIKSIEAPDAHTVRFTLNHADSTFLATLSMGFASIYSAEYTAQLLKAGTPEKLNSQPIGTGPFVFKRFQKDAVVRYEAFDDYFAGKSDIDTLVYAITPDANVRLQKIRQDECQIALSPKPLDIQAASEDKSLKVEKTEAFMTAFVAINSQHPPFDKPEVRQAINLAFDKDNYLKAVFEGTAEKANGPYPPNTWSYAKDLPGYQHDVAKAKTLLAKAGVKEGLKTTIWTRPSGSLLNPNPSLGAQLLQADLKQIGIDAEIKIIEWGELIRRAKAGEHDLLFMGWAGDNGDPDNFLTPQFSCAAVQSGTNFARYCDKTLDKLIADGKSVSDQTERSKLYHQAQQQIQQQALWLPLAHPTAATLVRKDVTGYQVSPFGRQDFYKVQVK; the protein is encoded by the coding sequence ATGCGCCTAGCTGCACTCCCTTTTTTACTCGTTCCACTTTTGCTTCCCGTTGCTGCCCAGGCATCGAACCTTGTGGTCTGCACCGAAGCCAGCCCCGAGGGCTTCGACGTTGTACAGTACAACTCGCTGACCACCACCAACGCATCGGCCGACGTGCTGATGAACCGCCTTGTGGACTTTGATGCCAAGAGCGGCAAGCTGGTGCCGAGCCTGGCAGAAAGCTGGACCGTATCCAAAGACGGCCTGACTTACGACTTCAAGCTGCGCTCCGGAGTGAAATTCCACACCACCGACTATTTCAAGCCGACTCGCGAGCTGAGCGCGGATGACGTGCTGTTCAGCTTCCAGCGCATGCTCGACCCGCAGAACCCATGGCACAAGATCGCCCAGAGCGGCTTCCCGCATGCGCAGTCCATGCAGTTGCCCGCGTTGATCAAGAGCATCGAAGCGCCTGATGCACACACCGTGCGCTTCACGCTCAACCATGCGGACTCGACCTTCCTGGCCACGCTGAGCATGGGTTTCGCCTCGATCTATTCAGCCGAATATACTGCGCAGCTGTTGAAAGCGGGCACGCCGGAGAAACTCAACAGCCAGCCGATCGGCACCGGGCCGTTCGTGTTCAAGCGCTTCCAGAAAGATGCCGTGGTGCGCTATGAGGCGTTCGACGACTACTTCGCCGGCAAGTCTGATATCGACACACTGGTGTATGCCATCACCCCGGACGCCAATGTGCGCCTGCAGAAAATCCGTCAGGATGAGTGCCAGATAGCGCTCTCGCCCAAGCCCCTGGATATACAGGCAGCCAGCGAGGACAAATCGCTCAAGGTCGAGAAGACTGAAGCGTTCATGACCGCATTTGTCGCGATCAACAGCCAGCACCCGCCGTTCGACAAGCCGGAAGTTCGCCAGGCCATCAACCTGGCGTTCGACAAGGACAATTACCTGAAAGCCGTGTTCGAAGGCACCGCTGAAAAGGCCAATGGTCCTTACCCGCCCAACACCTGGAGTTACGCCAAGGACCTGCCCGGCTATCAGCACGATGTTGCCAAGGCCAAGACGCTGCTGGCCAAGGCCGGCGTGAAAGAGGGTTTGAAGACCACCATCTGGACGCGACCTTCCGGGAGTCTGCTAAACCCGAACCCAAGCCTGGGCGCTCAATTGCTGCAGGCTGACTTGAAACAGATCGGCATCGATGCCGAGATCAAGATCATTGAATGGGGCGAGCTGATTCGCCGCGCCAAGGCTGGCGAGCATGACCTGCTGTTCATGGGCTGGGCGGGCGACAATGGCGACCCGGATAACTTCCTGACCCCGCAGTTCTCGTGTGCGGCCGTGCAGTCGGGCACCAACTTCGCCCGCTATTGCGACAAGACACTGGACAAGCTGATCGCAGACGGCAAATCAGTCAGTGATCAGACCGAACGCAGCAAGCTGTATCACCAGGCTCAGCAACAGATTCAACAGCAGGCACTGTGGCTCCCCCTCGCCCACCCGACGGCTGCAACTCTGGTACGCAAGGACGTCACTGGCTATCAGGTCAGCCCGTTCGGCAGGCAGGATTTTTACAAGGTGCAGGTCAAGTAA
- a CDS encoding I78 family peptidase inhibitor yields the protein MTNEVIAQALQYLVGSRYVPTVKAYISEITGLQKVIGPGDITTKDLNPNRLHVNVDKAGLVSGFSFG from the coding sequence ATGACTAACGAAGTTATCGCCCAAGCGCTTCAGTACCTTGTAGGCAGCCGCTATGTGCCTACTGTCAAAGCCTACATCAGCGAAATCACCGGTCTTCAGAAGGTCATCGGCCCTGGCGACATCACCACCAAAGACCTCAACCCGAACCGTCTGCACGTCAATGTCGACAAAGCCGGTCTAGTATCCGGCTTCAGCTTCGGCTGA
- a CDS encoding cupin domain-containing protein yields MSIESIVDFSEASTAAEHYRPAPEKVFKGDPAQTLYNHYNSPCGQMSAGVWNGEPGQWQVNYSEHEYCEIVQGVSVLRDEQGHAKTLRAGDRFVIPAGFKGTWEVLETCRKIYVVFEAAADK; encoded by the coding sequence ATGAGCATCGAAAGCATCGTCGACTTCAGTGAAGCCAGCACCGCTGCCGAGCACTATCGCCCTGCACCGGAAAAGGTCTTCAAGGGCGACCCGGCACAAACCCTCTACAACCACTACAACAGCCCCTGCGGACAGATGAGTGCGGGTGTCTGGAATGGCGAGCCCGGGCAGTGGCAGGTGAATTATTCAGAGCATGAGTATTGCGAGATTGTGCAGGGTGTTTCAGTCCTGCGCGACGAGCAGGGCCACGCGAAAACCCTGCGCGCAGGCGACCGTTTCGTGATCCCGGCAGGCTTCAAGGGCACCTGGGAGGTGCTGGAAACATGCCGCAAGATTTATGTGGTGTTCGAAGCGGCTGCAGATAAATAA
- the rpmB gene encoding 50S ribosomal protein L28, with protein MSRVCQVTGKGPVTGNNISHANNKTRRRFLPNLQHHRFWVEGEKRFVRLRVSAKGMRIIDKRGIEVVLAELRRDGKI; from the coding sequence ATGTCGAGAGTATGTCAAGTTACCGGTAAGGGTCCGGTGACTGGGAATAACATTTCCCACGCAAACAACAAAACCCGTCGTCGTTTCCTGCCAAACCTGCAGCATCACCGCTTCTGGGTTGAAGGCGAGAAGCGTTTTGTTCGTCTGCGCGTATCTGCTAAAGGCATGCGTATCATCGACAAGCGTGGCATTGAAGTTGTGCTCGCTGAACTGCGTCGCGACGGCAAAATTTAA
- the dut gene encoding dUTP diphosphatase encodes MHALQAKILDPRIGNEFPLPAYATVGSAGLDLRAMLKEDTLLEPGQTLLIPTGLSIYIGDPGLAALILPRSGLGHKHGIVLGNLVGLIDSDYQGELMVSCWNRGQTAFNIAVGERIAQLVLVPVVQAHFELVETFDESQRGAGGFGHSGSH; translated from the coding sequence ATGCACGCTCTACAAGCCAAGATCCTCGACCCTCGCATTGGCAACGAATTCCCGCTGCCGGCCTACGCTACTGTCGGCTCGGCTGGCCTGGACCTGCGCGCCATGCTCAAGGAGGACACGCTCCTCGAGCCCGGCCAGACCCTGCTGATCCCTACCGGCCTGTCGATTTACATTGGCGATCCGGGCCTTGCCGCGCTGATCCTGCCGCGCTCCGGCCTGGGCCATAAACACGGCATCGTGCTGGGCAATCTGGTGGGCCTGATCGACTCCGATTATCAAGGCGAACTGATGGTCTCCTGCTGGAACCGCGGCCAGACGGCTTTCAACATCGCCGTCGGCGAGCGCATCGCCCAATTGGTCCTGGTGCCGGTCGTACAGGCGCATTTCGAGCTGGTTGAAACGTTCGACGAAAGTCAGCGTGGCGCTGGCGGCTTCGGTCATTCCGGCAGCCATTGA
- the rpmG gene encoding 50S ribosomal protein L33 gives MRELIRLVSSAGTGHFYTTDKNKRTTPDKIEIKKFDPVVRKHVIYKEGKIK, from the coding sequence ATGCGTGAATTGATCCGTTTGGTGTCGAGCGCTGGTACAGGCCATTTCTACACCACCGACAAGAACAAACGTACTACCCCGGATAAAATCGAAATCAAAAAATTCGATCCGGTTGTACGCAAGCACGTGATCTACAAAGAAGGCAAAATCAAGTAA
- the coaBC gene encoding bifunctional phosphopantothenoylcysteine decarboxylase/phosphopantothenate--cysteine ligase CoaBC translates to MQRLYRKRIVLGVGGGIAAYKSAELVRRLRDQGAEVRVVMTRGGAEFITPLTMQALSGHPVHLDLLDPAAEAAMGHIELAKWADLILIAPATADLIARLAQGIANDLLTTIVLATDATVAIAPAMNQAMWRDASVQANTRLLEDRDFRVFGPASGSQACGDVGFGRMLEADDLAQCAADCFQRLTLTGKHVLITAGPTQENIDPVRYITNHSSGKMGFALAEAAVEAGARVTLITGPVNLPTPDRVSRIDVVSARDMLAACEAAIPCDLFIASAAVADYRPEVVAPHKLKKDPSNGDGLLLQMVRNPDILATIATRPDRPFSVGFAAETEHLLDYAARKLKDKNLDLIVANDVANPSIGFNSEENACSVIDRALHATLFAQTSKAKIARQLVTFIADRMNQV, encoded by the coding sequence ATGCAGCGGCTGTATCGAAAACGCATCGTTCTTGGCGTCGGCGGCGGCATCGCGGCCTACAAGAGCGCTGAGCTGGTCCGCCGCCTGCGCGATCAGGGCGCTGAAGTGCGTGTGGTCATGACCCGGGGCGGCGCAGAGTTCATCACCCCGCTGACCATGCAGGCCCTGTCCGGGCACCCTGTGCACCTGGACCTTCTCGATCCGGCCGCCGAGGCCGCGATGGGCCATATCGAACTGGCCAAATGGGCCGACCTGATCCTCATCGCACCGGCCACCGCCGACCTCATCGCGCGCCTGGCGCAAGGCATCGCCAACGACCTGCTGACCACCATCGTGCTGGCCACCGACGCGACTGTCGCCATCGCCCCGGCGATGAACCAGGCGATGTGGCGTGACGCCTCGGTGCAGGCCAATACCCGTCTGCTCGAAGACCGCGATTTTCGCGTGTTCGGGCCGGCGTCCGGCAGTCAGGCGTGTGGCGATGTCGGCTTCGGGCGCATGCTTGAGGCCGACGACCTGGCCCAGTGCGCGGCCGACTGCTTCCAGCGCCTGACCCTGACCGGCAAGCATGTGCTGATCACCGCAGGCCCGACCCAGGAAAACATCGACCCGGTGCGCTACATCACCAACCACAGCTCGGGAAAAATGGGCTTTGCCCTGGCCGAAGCGGCGGTGGAAGCCGGCGCTCGCGTCACGCTGATCACCGGGCCGGTCAACCTGCCTACGCCTGATCGCGTCTCACGCATCGACGTGGTCAGCGCCCGCGACATGCTGGCAGCGTGCGAGGCGGCCATCCCCTGCGACCTGTTCATCGCCTCGGCAGCCGTGGCCGACTACCGCCCGGAAGTCGTTGCCCCGCACAAATTGAAGAAAGATCCTTCAAACGGTGACGGCTTGCTGCTGCAGATGGTGCGCAATCCGGATATTCTGGCGACCATCGCAACCCGCCCGGATCGCCCCTTCAGTGTCGGCTTTGCCGCCGAGACCGAACACCTGCTCGACTACGCTGCCCGCAAGCTCAAGGACAAGAACCTCGACCTGATTGTCGCCAACGATGTCGCTAACCCGAGCATCGGCTTCAACAGCGAGGAAAACGCCTGCAGCGTGATTGACCGAGCGTTGCACGCAACGCTTTTCGCCCAGACCAGCAAGGCCAAGATCGCTCGCCAGCTGGTCACTTTTATCGCCGACCGCATGAATCAGGTTTAA